GCGGCTTCCGCGTAGAGCTGCTGCCAGGACTCGGGCTTGGCCACCTTGTCCTTCTGGTAGTAGATCAACCCGGCGTTGGTGAAGAACGGTGAACCCCAGTACTTGTCCTGGTACTTGGTGGTTTCCACAGTGGAGGGAATGAGCCGGTCCTTGTTGGCTTCCACCAGCTTGGTCTGGTCCAGCAGCCAGCCTTGGGAGGCGAACTCGGAGGTCCAGATGACGTCAGTGACGAAGAGGTCGCACTCCGTGGACTTGCCTTCGAGCCGCTGCACGATCTGCGTGCGGGCTTCATCCGTGGTGGCACCGATTTCGGTGTACTTGGCCGTGACCTTGCCGTTCGCTTTGGTGAACGCCTCCGCCGTGCCCTTGTAGATGCCACTCGCGTCCTTGACGCCGCAGATGTTCACGGCACCGCTGGCATTAGCGCCCGACGCCGGATCGGCAGCTGCCGCTTGTTCGGCACCTTGGGGTGCGGCTCCCCCGCCGCAGGCGCTGAGGAGGAGGGCTGCGGCTATGGCTGTCGCTGCGAGGGCTTTGCGCTTTGTGGCTTTGTTCTGGAGCGGTAGAGCAGGTCGGTTCAAGTCCACAAGTGGCTCCTTTGGTGGCTGTGGGTGGGTGGCGTTCAGTGCGCGTCTTGGCTGTCCCGCGTGCTGAGGGTGGCTTCTTTGCCGGTGGTGCTTGTGATTCGTGGAATCGATTCCAAATGTGTTCAAAAGAATCGGCCTCGCGGCCGTGGAATCGATTCCAAAGTAGTGTGACAGGGACCACTAAGGACTGTCAACCCTCTAGTCTCTAGTCTCTACCGGGAACAAAATACGCGGCGCCTCAGGTTTCGAGTTGTCGACTACTCTCGTCGCTCGGTTCCACGGCTGGGCGCTCTTGAAGTAGAGGCGCTGCCCTCCGACGTATCTCAGCATGGAGGGATGTTCGGGATCGGGGTGACTTCCGTCCCGCAGTGCCATGCGACGGGCCGTCTCGTGGAACGGAACGTCAAGAAAAATGGAATAGTCCCAAGTGCCTACAAGCTCATCGCGGTGAAGAAACATTCCCTCAACCAGCACAAGCACGTTCTCAGGTGCTTGGACTAGCGCCGGGCTCAGCCGGATATTACGCACGTGATCGGTGGCAGCAGGCCGGTACGCTCCCGCGCCACCCTTGCCTAGCGGCTCGAGGACATGATTGTGCAGCGATTCGTAATCGTAGGTGTCGAGCCAGAAACCTTCGGGGGAATCGCGGCCCCTCCTATGCCGAACCTCCCGGAGATGAAGGAAGTCGTCCACATGGATAATCAGCACCGGCCTCTCATGGATGACCGCGGCAAGGTCTCGGGCAAAAGTTGATTTGCCGCTGCCGTCGACACCATCGATGGCTATTAACCGTCGTCCTTTTTGGAGAGCAAGTATCTCCCTGGCTAGCGAACGGAGAAAGCTGTCGCGCGCGCCTCCCGGCGAAACCCCAGTCATTCGACCATGATTCCACGTCAAAAGATGAGCCGCTTGAACTTGTAGTTCATAGGTATCGGAAAATGAAGGTTCGCAGCAGCTATGCTTCGAACCAGCGTCTCGCTTGCGCTCTAGGCTTTGGTGGAGTCCCGAACTACAAGCTCGTGGGGGAGGAAAGTTCGGCCACGGCGGTGTGCGCCTGGCAGTGTCATCCGCTCCAGAAGTTCAGCGAAGGCCACCCGGCCCATCTCGTAGGCCGGCTGCCGGACGGTGGTCAGTTCCGGGACGCACATCTCTGCTTGCGCCGAGTCATCGAAGCCTGTCACGGCGATGTCATCGGGAACTCGTAGTCCGGCGTCGGTGAGTTCACGGATGCAACCTGCTGCTACTACGTCGGTGCCGCAGAAGACGGCATCGGGAAGGCTTTTTGCTTCCAGGAGTTTCTTCGTGAGATTGCGGCCGGCGTGGTACCCAAAGTTACCTTCGCAGGGCAGGATCTGGTCCGGTTCCAGGCCCGACTCCTTGAGGGCCTGCCGGAATCCTTCCTCGCGCAGCCGGCCTGAGCGGGCACTCCTATGGGCGAGCATGGCCAGTTTCTTGGCGCCCGTGTTGATCAGGTGTTTGGTGATGTCGTATCCCGCTTGGCGGTCATCGATGGACACTCCAAATGCCGCTTCGGCGTCGACGATTTCACAGACCTGGATCACACTCAGTTGCTCAGCGACGGTGTTGACTTCGTCGTCCGGCATCGCTGGTGAGAAGATCACCAGCCCGTCCACGGACCCGTTCCGCAGCATGTCCACGAGTTGCTGTTCGCGGTCGAGGTCTCCGTCGGTGGCTGCGATAAGGCTGACGTAGCCCGAATCAGCTGCGGCGTCGCCGACACCTCGGAACACCTCACTGATCACCAAGGAGTCCAGGTTCTTGGCGAGGGCCAGGACTCTCATGGTGCGGTCTCTTCGGAGATCCCTTGCTGAGGCGAGCGGGCGGTAGCGGAGCTCCTTTATGGCGGCGTTGACCTTTTCCTTGGCCGCATCGCTGACAGCCGGGCTGCCGTTCAATACGCGCGACACAGTCCCCACGGACACACCCGCAGTCCTGGCGACGTCTTGAACTGTCGCTCGAGCCATTCGATTTGTCCTTCCGCGAACAGTGAACGTGGACCTTGCCGCCACGTCACCGCCGTGCCCACTCTAGCGAGATTCATAAGGCAAAGACTCTGGGCGGGTGCCCATCCACCTCACGGCTGTCGACTAAACCAATCACTTAGCACTTTGAACTGATCTATTGGGTAGCGTCTGAAGCGCGCAGACCGCTATCTCCCGTCATCGCGATGCAGCCCACGCTTCTTTCGATGGAAACGCGTGGAACACCTAGTCGCTGTTTCTGCACACTCATTTTCACCCAATCACCACCTAATTTCGCCCAAATCACCACCTAGATTCAGCTTCCCAGCACTAGGGGGTGAGTTTCTCAGGCTAGGTTCACCGTGTACTCGCGCATTTCAGGATCATCATCAGGACAAGGAGCGCACGGCGTTCTTTTCTTCCGATGCCCGCCCTGCGCAGATAGTGCAGAACCGTCGGACAAACCTGTCCGAGAAGAATCTATTTGGGGATCGCATGCATATTTTTAGAAGTTCTAGGAAAAGCATATTTCGCATAGCCACAATGATCGTGGCCGTCCTTGCAATACTCTCAGCATCGGTGGGACCTGCAAACGCTGCTGCAGCCCGCACAGTAGCGGCCGGTGGCGCCGGCGTCACCCTGTTGGAACCAACGCAAGCCCAGCGCAAAGAGGCGCTGATCCGCCTAGAGCAAGCACGGTTGCGAGACCCAGCAGGGTTCAGCAATCGCGTGGAGCTCATTAAGGGTTCGAAGCCACTAACGGAGTACTTGTCAGCTGACCGTCGGTTCGATGCCCGTCAGCAGCAGGAGTTCTTGGCGGCATCAATGCCAACTGACGCATTGGAAGCTCTAGTTTCGCTGGCGGATAGCGGGTATCTGAAGCTCGAAGTCAAAAGCGGTCGCTTCGGCACAAAGGTGGCAAGCATCAGCAAAGCCAAGCAAATGACTATCGGAGGCGGCTTCCGGAACTCTTCGCTGAAACCGATGTTTCCGCAATGTCCAGCAGCTTGGGCGGCACTTTGGGCTTGGTGGGGAACCAATGCTGCATTCTGTGGGGCCATGGGCTTCTTCGGCCCGATGGCAGCCCTAGGCTGTTCGGCCGTGATGGCGGTCGCCGGATCCATGATCGACGTCAACAGAGGCTGCTGATGACTCCGGGTCACGTCGCTAGAGCACAGCGATACTGGTTAGCATTGGCAGCCATGTACGGACTGACGGTGAGCGTCGTCGCCATGGCCGCCTGGCCGTGGCCACTGATCATGGCGGCCTCGTTCCTTCTGTTCGCCGTCATGCAAGCAGTCCGCTACCGACAGCTCGGTCGCCAAATTCAAGGCAAGCTCGCAACGGCCAACCCAGGCGTCGCCGCCGTGGCTGGCACCTTCGGGCTAGGCGCCATCCTCCTACAGGGCGCCCCGATTGCTCTATGGGCGGGCCCCGTTCTAGGGCTTGGAACATTCGTCGGATTGTACCTGTATCTGCGGAAGTTCGGGCGTTACCAAAGGGACTCGTCCGCTGCCTCAACCTGAACAGCTACATGAGTAGCATGGTGGGCCCGCGGTCCGCGAACATAACGGACTGCGCGGCCCCGCCATGGCCATACTCGACATCGGAGGAGTTACCTCGCAGCCCATGGGGATAAACTTTTCCGCCTGAAACGATAAGGTAGCCGTCCTTTGCCAACCTAAACAGTGGAACCACTGGAATTGAATCCGCGGAGTCCAAGTCCTTACTCAGAGTGAAAGCCCATGCCGCGGTCCTAGCGAAGAGTCCCTGGCAGAAGCAAAGAGACCGTAGGTAAGGTCGGTGAGGGCCGCATTAGGCGATCTCCGTGCGTCCACTGATTGCGCCTAGTTGTTGCCGCGGCACTCGACGTTCCCCCGGCCTGCATGTCCGCGCCAACCTCCGAGTAGTCGTTTACTTGCTATCACCGCCCGGGACATCCTTCGAAGAATCATTCTGCAGGAATGCAACATGTTCAGTGGAGAGATTTGGCCCGGTCACCTCTTTCTAACTACCTAGCGAACAACGTGCGGCAGGGAAACCCATTTGAACAGCATAAGCCCGAAGTAAAGCAGAAAATTCGCGGTCGGGAGCAATGGCCGCCGCTACGTCTTCAGCGTAGAGCTCCTTCCGGCCCGAATCGTGCTCCTGGTGCCACATCGCTAGCCGAGTATGGAGTTCCTCGATCCGCCTTAGCCGTGAAATGAGAAGATCTTCGCGGGAGTGCAGCTTCAGTCTTCTTAAGGTGTTTTCGCCACGAGAACTACCCAGCTTCGCAACCGTCAGTGGGCCACGGAATTCCAGGTGTTCGCTTATGACGTCCCGGTAGGGGTCCAGTAAACGCAAACCGGGATCCTCAGTCCAATAGTCGCCCTTATTTGTATTGCAACGAGGGCATGCCAAACCAAGATTATCCCAAGCTAGCACTAGGTCCTCAAACAGACTCTTAGGCCGAATATGCTCCACCGCAGAGTATGAAACGTCATCAATTATTGATTCGCAGTAGATACATTTTTTGGCACACTCACGCTTTAGTGAGTCGACAACTTCTGGGGCGCGCCAGGGAGAGGGTTTCTTAGCAGGCGGGGCCGCTATATATTCGGCAGTCTTTTCTGACTGATTCCTCACAATCCATGCTGGCATTTCTTGTTTTTGGATCTCAATCATTTTTCACATCCAAGGAGCGAATCGCTGCCGGAAATTGCCTGTCAAGGCCCAGCTCTTGAAGCTTCTCCCGAAGCTCTCGTAGGTCTCCGGTGGAAGGAGAGACGGGCAGTTCATCCATCAGCTGGCTTAGGTGGTCCTCGGCCCATAAAGGGAGTGCCGTATCTAAGCCGAGAACGGACATCAATGTTTCGTCTGGTGTCGCCGATTTGTTGACATTCACCCTGCGACAACCGATACGGCCACTTTCGCCGGGCGCGAGAGCATAGACGAAGGAATCACGGGTCGAGGTGACAACGAACGGACTATGAGTTGCAACGATGAATGTCACATCGGGAAAACCAGCGAGCAGGGACGGTACGATTGATCGCTGAAGTTCGGGATGAAGATGATTCTCCGGCTCATCGATACAAACTGTAAAAGCAGGGCTGTTTCTTTGTCGTAGAAAAATCTGCCATGAGAGCTCAAGCATTGCACTGATTCCACCAGATGCGGCTTCAAGTGGAAACTCCGCAGTGCGTGTTACTA
This genomic interval from Paenarthrobacter aurescens TC1 contains the following:
- a CDS encoding putative transcriptional regulator, lacI family (identified by match to protein family HMM PF00356; match to protein family HMM PF00532) translates to MARATVQDVARTAGVSVGTVSRVLNGSPAVSDAAKEKVNAAIKELRYRPLASARDLRRDRTMRVLALAKNLDSLVISEVFRGVGDAAADSGYVSLIAATDGDLDREQQLVDMLRNGSVDGLVIFSPAMPDDEVNTVAEQLSVIQVCEIVDAEAAFGVSIDDRQAGYDITKHLINTGAKKLAMLAHRSARSGRLREEGFRQALKESGLEPDQILPCEGNFGYHAGRNLTKKLLEAKSLPDAVFCGTDVVAAGCIRELTDAGLRVPDDIAVTGFDDSAQAEMCVPELTTVRQPAYEMGRVAFAELLERMTLPGAHRRGRTFLPHELVVRDSTKA
- a CDS encoding hypothetical protein (identified by Glimmer2; putative) → MSSSLGGTLGLVGNQCCILWGHGLLRPDGSPRLFGRDGGRRIHDRRQQRLLMTPGHVARAQRYWLALAAMYGLTVSVVAMAAWPWPLIMAASFLLFAVMQAVRYRQLGRQIQGKLATANPGVAAVAGTFGLGAILLQGAPIALWAGPVLGLGTFVGLYLYLRKFGRYQRDSSAAST